From a single Halodesulfovibrio marinisediminis DSM 17456 genomic region:
- a CDS encoding fumarate reductase iron-sulfur subunit: MSRRLHIEVFRYNPLDPNSVPHMQSFFIDEYDSMTLFIALNIIRDQHDATLQFDFCCRAGICGSCGMVINGRPGLACHTQTKDLPDHIVLHPLPVFKLIGDLSVDTGVWFRDAGKRIEAWVHNDDEHFDPTQEEARMENSLANEIFELDRCVECGCCISACGTARMRPDFLGAAAIARVARFYLDPRDERNEENYYEVIGNDQGVFGCMGLLACEDVCPKHIPLQDQLGIMRRMLALHSVKGILPKSLINKLSHKGCCHENHQS, translated from the coding sequence ATGAGCCGTCGTCTCCATATCGAAGTATTCCGTTATAATCCGCTTGATCCTAATTCCGTACCGCACATGCAGTCATTCTTCATTGATGAATATGACTCCATGACCCTGTTTATCGCGCTGAATATTATCCGCGATCAGCACGACGCGACACTGCAGTTTGATTTCTGTTGCCGCGCAGGTATCTGCGGTTCCTGCGGCATGGTGATCAACGGACGCCCCGGCCTTGCATGTCACACACAGACCAAGGATCTTCCGGATCATATTGTTCTACATCCGTTACCGGTATTCAAACTTATCGGTGACCTTTCTGTTGATACAGGAGTGTGGTTCCGTGATGCAGGAAAGCGCATTGAAGCGTGGGTTCATAACGATGATGAGCACTTTGATCCAACACAGGAAGAAGCACGCATGGAAAATTCCCTTGCGAACGAAATCTTCGAGCTTGATCGATGTGTGGAATGCGGTTGTTGTATCTCTGCTTGCGGTACGGCCCGTATGCGTCCAGACTTCCTCGGCGCAGCTGCCATCGCCCGCGTTGCCCGCTTTTACTTAGACCCTCGCGACGAGAGAAACGAGGAGAACTACTACGAAGTTATCGGCAACGATCAAGGTGTATTCGGCTGCATGGGACTGCTTGCCTGCGAAGATGTCTGCCCTAAACATATTCCTTTGCAGGACCAGCTCGGCATAATGCGCCGTATGCTGGCTCTGCACTCCGTAAAAGGAATTCTGCCGAAATCGCTGATAAACAAACTCTCGCATAAGGGATGTTGCCATGAGAACCATCAAAGCTGA
- a CDS encoding methyl-accepting chemotaxis protein: MKMNLKAQFLIPTLLIIIVGMGTASFLSFRAAESSLKETMLQQSDQIAKGLQNQITAWVKDINQDLSMIASNDAVQKSLLSEGLNYSASVRATAMLQNMKKEYSYYEGVGIINKEGIATAYSDTTMVGKLNISTRGYFKKVMQGTPAISDAIKSKVTGKPVFVSATPIMNNGNAIGAIIGVVNLSSFSKSYISPIKMGKTGYAFLLAKSGYLCAHPDASLILKTKLTDFDWGKKVASMDTGVVTYEWRGTKKIVTFRKEPITGWRIGIGTNVDDIFSSISSIRNSNIITATLVVILTGIVLFFIVHKIVMAITRCVNFAENIAKGSLDQELNIERHDEVGTLANALRKMSTNLRQMIATAEQKTSEAEQESERAHIAMQEAEEARNEAEKAKREGMLQAAAQLETIVEHITTTATELAAQIDESSRGAELQLERTSETATAIEEMNATVLEVARNATAAASHADDTKQKAEEGQDVVSSVVQSIDEVSERSISLTESLGTLGKRAEDIGSVMTVITDIADQTNLLALNAAIEAARAGEAGRGFAVVADEVRKLAEKTMQATREVEEAIQAIQMASKENIQGMQETSNVVVHSTGLASDAGDSLKSIVEVAIANADQVRSIASASEEQSATSEQIGRSSDEINRIAMETASAMRESAIAVNELAEMSLKLQQVVIELKS; the protein is encoded by the coding sequence ATGAAAATGAATCTTAAAGCACAGTTCCTAATTCCAACACTGCTGATTATTATTGTTGGAATGGGGACAGCGTCTTTTTTATCTTTTAGAGCAGCAGAATCTAGCCTAAAAGAGACCATGTTACAACAATCTGACCAAATAGCAAAAGGTCTACAAAACCAAATCACAGCATGGGTTAAAGACATTAATCAAGATCTTTCAATGATTGCAAGTAACGATGCTGTTCAAAAAAGTCTACTCAGTGAAGGTTTAAATTATTCTGCAAGTGTCCGTGCTACAGCTATGCTTCAGAATATGAAAAAAGAGTATTCATACTATGAAGGTGTCGGCATAATAAATAAGGAAGGCATTGCCACCGCATATTCCGACACGACCATGGTCGGAAAACTTAATATCAGCACTCGTGGTTACTTTAAAAAGGTTATGCAAGGTACCCCTGCCATCTCCGATGCCATTAAAAGTAAGGTTACAGGTAAACCAGTATTTGTATCTGCAACACCAATTATGAATAATGGAAATGCCATTGGTGCTATTATTGGTGTAGTAAATTTAAGCTCATTCTCTAAAAGCTACATTAGTCCAATCAAGATGGGAAAAACCGGATATGCCTTTCTTTTGGCAAAATCTGGTTACCTTTGCGCACACCCAGATGCTTCCTTAATCCTTAAAACAAAACTCACTGATTTTGACTGGGGAAAAAAGGTTGCTTCTATGGATACTGGCGTCGTGACCTATGAATGGCGTGGAACAAAAAAAATTGTTACCTTCCGCAAAGAACCTATCACTGGCTGGCGCATCGGCATCGGCACCAATGTTGACGATATTTTTTCATCTATCTCTTCCATCCGTAATTCCAATATAATCACAGCCACACTTGTTGTAATTCTTACAGGTATTGTTCTCTTTTTCATTGTTCATAAAATCGTTATGGCAATCACGAGATGTGTAAATTTTGCAGAAAATATTGCCAAAGGTTCTTTAGATCAAGAACTCAACATTGAACGACATGACGAAGTTGGAACTCTTGCAAACGCCTTACGAAAAATGTCGACAAACTTACGTCAAATGATTGCAACTGCAGAACAAAAAACATCAGAAGCAGAACAAGAATCGGAACGTGCACATATCGCCATGCAAGAAGCAGAGGAGGCGCGTAACGAAGCAGAAAAGGCGAAACGGGAAGGTATGCTTCAAGCGGCAGCCCAACTGGAAACCATCGTTGAACACATTACTACCACAGCAACCGAGCTTGCTGCGCAGATCGATGAATCCAGCCGAGGAGCAGAGCTCCAACTCGAACGCACTAGTGAAACTGCTACTGCCATTGAAGAAATGAATGCGACCGTGCTTGAAGTTGCCCGCAATGCAACGGCTGCAGCTTCGCACGCAGATGATACAAAACAAAAGGCAGAAGAAGGTCAGGACGTTGTTTCTTCTGTTGTCCAATCTATCGATGAAGTAAGTGAACGCTCTATAAGCCTTACAGAAAGCCTTGGCACCCTTGGCAAGCGCGCTGAAGACATCGGTAGCGTTATGACTGTCATTACCGACATTGCCGATCAGACAAACCTGCTGGCATTAAACGCAGCGATTGAAGCAGCACGAGCCGGTGAAGCTGGACGTGGTTTTGCGGTAGTAGCGGACGAAGTGCGCAAGCTTGCAGAAAAAACCATGCAGGCAACACGCGAAGTTGAAGAAGCAATTCAGGCTATTCAAATGGCTTCTAAAGAAAACATTCAGGGTATGCAGGAGACATCAAACGTTGTCGTCCATTCTACAGGACTTGCAAGCGATGCTGGCGACTCTCTCAAGTCAATTGTTGAAGTTGCTATTGCTAACGCCGACCAGGTTCGTTCTATTGCATCTGCAAGTGAAGAACAGTCTGCAACCTCTGAACAGATTGGACGCAGCTCAGACGAGATTAACCGTATTGCAATGGAAACAGCTTCTGCCATGCGCGAATCCGCCATTGCAGTAAATGAGCTTGCAGAAATGTCCCTGAAACTTCAACAAGTTGTTATTGAACTGAAGTCCTAA
- a CDS encoding fumarate hydratase, whose product MRTIKAEIIHDAVVDLVLTAARYLPEDVKQAIADAREKEDSASAQEILGQLLENADLAASSGLPLCQDTGVGVFFVELGEQVHVEGNIVEIINNAMVEGYDKGLLRKSLCHPLTRANTGDNSPAVVHVDIVPGDKIRIKHMAKGGGSENMSRCTMLTPAQGWEGIKEFVVRRMAEAGPNPCPPTIVGVGIGGTFDLAPTLAKKALFRPLSEPNPDPELAKMEEELLEEINKLGIGPMGLGGKTTSLGVKIEMRPCHIASLPLAVNVQCHSSRIKEVEL is encoded by the coding sequence ATGAGAACCATCAAAGCTGAAATAATTCATGATGCAGTGGTAGACCTAGTTCTTACTGCTGCGCGCTACCTGCCTGAAGATGTAAAACAGGCAATTGCTGACGCACGTGAAAAAGAAGACTCCGCGTCCGCACAGGAAATCCTTGGGCAGCTGCTGGAAAATGCAGACCTCGCTGCAAGCTCCGGACTTCCGTTATGTCAGGATACCGGTGTCGGCGTTTTCTTCGTGGAACTTGGTGAACAGGTTCACGTTGAAGGTAACATTGTTGAAATTATCAACAACGCCATGGTCGAAGGATACGATAAAGGATTACTCCGCAAATCCTTATGTCATCCGCTTACCCGGGCCAACACAGGCGATAACTCTCCGGCTGTTGTGCATGTGGACATTGTTCCGGGCGACAAAATCCGCATCAAACACATGGCAAAAGGCGGCGGCTCTGAAAATATGTCCCGCTGCACCATGCTTACTCCGGCACAGGGCTGGGAAGGCATTAAAGAATTTGTTGTGCGACGCATGGCAGAAGCAGGTCCTAACCCCTGTCCACCTACCATTGTTGGTGTCGGTATCGGCGGAACCTTCGACCTTGCTCCGACATTAGCAAAAAAAGCCCTCTTCCGCCCGCTCAGCGAGCCGAATCCTGATCCGGAACTGGCAAAAATGGAAGAAGAGCTCCTTGAAGAAATTAACAAGCTCGGTATCGGCCCTATGGGACTTGGCGGCAAAACAACGAGTCTCGGTGTAAAAATCGAAATGCGTCCGTGCCACATTGCCAGCCTCCCACTTGCCGTAAATGTTCAATGTCATTCATCACGTATCAAGGAGGTGGAACTCTAA
- the gltA gene encoding NADPH-dependent glutamate synthase, producing the protein MTTSKKTKKQIAPRVPMPNQPADERSRNFKEVALGYTKEMAMEEASRCLNCKKPKCVQGCPVQVPIADFIAEVAKGDIEKAYAIIKSTNSLPAVCGRVCPQEIQCEGSCILSAKGEPVAIGRLERFVADEYMYMDACDLISAKPECPYIDEEKKVACIGSGPSSLTVAGYLASRGCKVTVFEALHEVGGVLVYGIPEFRLPKKDIVAKEVGALKDLQVDFVTNYVGGKTFSIEDLKAQGYKAIFVGVGAGLPRFLNIPGENFCGVFSANEYLTRVNLGRAYDFPNYDTPIIKGRKVTVYGGGNVAMDAARTAKRLGAESVHIVYRRTADAMPARHEEIEHAVEEGIILEVLANPIEFKGDENGNLTSVTLQKMTMGEPDESGRRRPLPLEGETYELETDLAVIAVGTRPNPVLLENEPDLKLNKWGYIEVNEETNETSIPDVYAGGDIVTGAATVILAMGAGRKAAQEIARRFGVED; encoded by the coding sequence ATGACAACAAGTAAAAAGACAAAAAAACAGATTGCTCCGCGCGTTCCAATGCCAAACCAACCGGCAGATGAGCGCTCCCGCAACTTTAAAGAAGTGGCTCTTGGTTACACCAAAGAAATGGCAATGGAAGAAGCTTCCCGCTGCCTGAACTGTAAAAAGCCTAAATGTGTTCAAGGCTGTCCAGTACAGGTACCAATTGCTGACTTTATTGCTGAAGTCGCTAAAGGCGATATTGAAAAAGCCTACGCTATTATCAAAAGCACCAACAGCCTCCCTGCTGTCTGTGGCCGTGTTTGCCCGCAGGAAATCCAGTGTGAAGGCTCTTGTATTCTGAGTGCTAAAGGTGAACCGGTTGCTATCGGTCGTCTCGAGCGCTTTGTAGCTGACGAATACATGTACATGGATGCGTGTGACCTCATCTCTGCAAAGCCAGAGTGTCCTTACATTGATGAAGAGAAAAAAGTTGCTTGTATCGGCTCTGGCCCATCCAGCCTTACTGTTGCAGGTTACCTTGCAAGCCGTGGCTGCAAAGTAACTGTATTTGAAGCACTTCACGAAGTGGGCGGCGTGCTCGTTTATGGTATTCCTGAATTCCGTCTGCCTAAAAAAGATATTGTTGCTAAAGAAGTTGGTGCGCTTAAAGACCTTCAGGTTGATTTTGTAACCAACTACGTTGGCGGCAAAACCTTCTCTATCGAAGACTTGAAAGCACAGGGCTACAAAGCAATTTTTGTTGGTGTTGGCGCCGGTCTTCCTCGCTTCTTGAATATTCCAGGCGAAAACTTTTGTGGCGTATTCTCCGCAAACGAATACCTCACTCGCGTAAACTTGGGTCGTGCTTACGATTTCCCTAACTACGACACCCCAATCATCAAAGGCCGCAAGGTTACTGTATACGGTGGTGGTAACGTAGCAATGGACGCAGCACGTACTGCAAAGCGTCTTGGCGCAGAATCCGTACACATTGTGTACAGACGTACAGCCGACGCAATGCCTGCCCGTCATGAGGAAATTGAACATGCAGTGGAAGAAGGTATTATCCTTGAAGTACTCGCGAACCCAATTGAGTTCAAAGGCGACGAAAACGGTAACCTCACCTCTGTAACACTGCAAAAAATGACAATGGGTGAACCGGATGAATCCGGTCGTCGTCGTCCTCTTCCGCTTGAAGGCGAAACATACGAACTGGAAACAGACCTCGCTGTTATCGCTGTAGGCACCCGTCCTAACCCGGTTCTGCTCGAGAACGAGCCAGACCTGAAGTTAAACAAATGGGGCTACATTGAAGTAAACGAAGAAACTAACGAGACCTCCATTCCTGATGTATATGCAGGGGGTGACATCGTTACTGGAGCAGCAACAGTTATTCTTGCAATGGGTGCAGGCCGCAAAGCAGCACAGGAAATTGCCCGCCGTTTCGGCGTTGAAGACTAG
- a CDS encoding sulfide/dihydroorotate dehydrogenase-like FAD/NAD-binding protein — MANKIVKKEQLIPGQTSKLVIDAPHIAAKAKPGNFVILRVTEKGERIPLTIADTDTENGTITIVYLVLGKSTALLEELNEGDDILDLCGPLGKPTDLHTGGTVICVGGGTGIAAMHHIAKGHHEAGNHVVAIIGARTKDLLLFENELKEFCPEVLISTDDGSYGHHGLVTDLLKERLEKDDSVIEVVAVGPVPMMAAVSKTTEPFGTPTTVSLNSIMVDGVGMCGACRVTVGGETKFACVDGPEFNGHKVDFGELRQRLAAFKCQEKESFDHHCRCKCNDNK; from the coding sequence ATGGCTAATAAAATTGTTAAAAAAGAACAGTTAATCCCAGGACAAACCAGCAAGCTGGTTATTGATGCACCGCATATTGCGGCTAAAGCTAAGCCCGGCAACTTTGTTATCCTGCGTGTAACAGAGAAGGGCGAACGTATTCCACTTACTATCGCTGACACTGATACTGAAAACGGTACCATCACTATCGTGTATCTGGTACTCGGTAAGTCCACAGCTTTACTTGAAGAATTAAACGAAGGCGACGATATCCTCGACCTTTGCGGACCGCTCGGCAAACCGACTGACCTGCACACCGGCGGCACAGTTATCTGTGTTGGTGGCGGTACCGGTATTGCTGCTATGCATCATATTGCTAAGGGCCATCACGAAGCAGGCAACCATGTTGTTGCTATCATCGGTGCCCGAACCAAAGACCTCTTGCTATTTGAAAATGAACTCAAAGAGTTCTGTCCGGAAGTTCTCATCTCTACCGATGACGGCTCCTATGGTCATCACGGCCTTGTAACTGATCTGTTGAAAGAACGTCTTGAAAAAGATGACTCTGTTATCGAAGTTGTAGCTGTAGGCCCAGTACCTATGATGGCTGCAGTTTCCAAAACCACCGAACCTTTCGGAACTCCGACCACCGTAAGCCTCAACTCCATTATGGTTGACGGCGTTGGTATGTGCGGTGCTTGCCGCGTTACCGTAGGTGGAGAAACCAAGTTTGCTTGTGTAGACGGCCCTGAATTTAACGGCCACAAAGTTGACTTTGGTGAATTACGACAGAGACTGGCAGCATTTAAATGCCAAGAAAAAGAATCTTTCGACCATCACTGCAGGTGCAAGTGCAATGACAACAAGTAA
- a CDS encoding fumarate reductase flavoprotein subunit translates to MQIFYTDLLCIGAGLAGERVAVEAAKSGFKATCLSIVPPRRSHSSAAQGGMQAALGNCVMGEGDSPDIHFADTVKGSDWGCDQEVARIFADTAPIVMREVAHWGVPWNRVEQGPATYYKGGKPFEAVESKEKHGLIHARAFGGTAKWRTCYTADGTGRSVLNTLDSMCLRYDVNIHDRTQAEALIHDGENCIGAIVRCLRTGELMAYYATATLIATGGYGRIYKATTNAVICDGGGQIAALDTGLVPMGNMEAIQFHPTGTVPTDILVTEGCRGDGGTLLDVNEYRFMPDYEPEKAELASRDVVSRRMQEHMAKGFGVKSPYGDHLWLDIRHLGEKHITTKLREVYDICTSFLGVDPITQLIPVRPTQHYSMGGVRTNKDGAAYGLKGLFSAGEAACWDMHGFNRLGGNSLAETVVAGRYVGKKVVEFLQGNVVDFKQAALRDAHMKVDEHIKFLASGAGKESAIGLRDEMQDIMMDYVGIFRNGKDLQTAVDKLEELYARSKNIGLQGNAIGFNPEISLALRIPGMIKLAQCTAFGALKRTESRGAHTRDDYPERNDKEWLNRTLAYWKEGDSLPTLEYEDASPYFEIPPGERGYGGGKIIQADIPAEKLRVPEAASSEKTASAEKTK, encoded by the coding sequence ATGCAAATTTTCTACACCGACTTATTATGCATTGGCGCAGGTCTTGCCGGAGAACGTGTAGCTGTTGAAGCTGCAAAGTCCGGATTCAAAGCCACTTGTCTTTCAATTGTTCCACCGCGCCGCTCCCACTCATCTGCGGCTCAAGGCGGCATGCAAGCTGCTCTTGGCAACTGCGTCATGGGGGAAGGCGACTCGCCTGATATTCATTTTGCAGACACTGTAAAAGGCTCAGACTGGGGATGCGATCAGGAAGTAGCCAGAATTTTTGCGGACACCGCTCCTATCGTTATGCGTGAAGTAGCGCACTGGGGGGTTCCATGGAACCGTGTTGAACAAGGCCCTGCCACGTACTACAAAGGCGGAAAACCGTTTGAAGCTGTTGAAAGCAAAGAAAAGCACGGCCTCATCCATGCCCGTGCTTTCGGAGGAACAGCCAAATGGCGTACATGTTACACTGCAGACGGGACAGGTCGTTCAGTTCTTAACACACTCGACTCCATGTGTCTGCGCTACGACGTTAACATTCATGATCGTACTCAGGCAGAAGCCCTTATCCACGATGGCGAAAACTGCATTGGCGCAATTGTACGCTGCCTGCGCACTGGCGAGCTCATGGCTTACTATGCCACTGCCACCCTCATTGCTACAGGTGGTTACGGTCGTATCTACAAAGCGACCACCAACGCAGTTATCTGTGATGGCGGCGGTCAGATTGCTGCACTTGATACTGGCCTAGTTCCAATGGGTAACATGGAGGCAATCCAATTCCATCCAACAGGTACTGTTCCGACAGATATTCTGGTAACAGAAGGCTGCCGCGGCGACGGAGGTACACTCCTTGATGTAAACGAGTACCGCTTTATGCCGGATTATGAACCGGAAAAAGCCGAACTGGCCTCACGTGACGTTGTTTCCCGCCGTATGCAGGAACACATGGCAAAAGGTTTCGGTGTTAAATCTCCTTACGGTGATCACCTGTGGCTCGACATTCGTCATCTCGGTGAAAAACACATCACCACCAAGCTGCGTGAAGTTTATGATATCTGCACCAGCTTCCTCGGTGTAGATCCTATTACTCAGCTCATTCCAGTTCGCCCGACACAGCACTATTCAATGGGCGGCGTACGCACCAACAAAGACGGTGCTGCATACGGCCTTAAAGGTCTATTCTCCGCAGGCGAAGCCGCATGTTGGGACATGCACGGATTTAACCGTCTCGGCGGTAACTCCCTTGCAGAAACCGTTGTAGCAGGGCGCTACGTGGGTAAAAAGGTTGTGGAGTTCCTGCAAGGCAACGTTGTTGACTTCAAACAGGCTGCCCTACGCGATGCTCACATGAAGGTTGACGAACACATCAAGTTCCTTGCCAGTGGGGCAGGAAAAGAAAGCGCCATCGGCTTACGTGATGAAATGCAAGATATAATGATGGACTACGTAGGAATCTTCCGTAATGGTAAGGACCTGCAGACAGCAGTGGACAAACTGGAAGAACTGTACGCTCGTTCCAAGAACATCGGTCTGCAAGGCAATGCCATCGGGTTTAATCCGGAAATCTCGTTAGCCTTACGTATTCCAGGCATGATCAAGCTTGCACAATGCACCGCCTTCGGCGCTCTCAAACGCACTGAATCCCGCGGGGCACATACACGCGATGATTATCCGGAACGTAACGATAAAGAGTGGCTCAACCGCACTCTGGCATACTGGAAAGAAGGCGATTCCTTGCCGACTCTTGAGTACGAAGATGCCTCACCTTACTTTGAAATTCCTCCGGGAGAACGTGGATACGGCGGCGGAAAGATTATTCAGGCCGACATTCCGGCTGAAAAGCTACGCGTCCCTGAGGCTGCATCATCCGAAAAAACCGCATCTGCGGAAAAGACAAAGTAA
- a CDS encoding Fe-S-containing hydro-lyase, whose translation MATYELTAPLCDDDVKKLKAGDVVRLSGTIYTARDAAHKRLCDMLDKGEELPFELQGAVIYYVGPSPAPEGRPIGSAGPTTSYRMDTYAPRLHSLGVKATIGKGKRSAEVCKALEDYTGVYFGATGGAGALLSQCIDAAEVIAFEDLGPEAIRKLTVTNFPLLVVNDSHGNEQYAKPNYDL comes from the coding sequence ATGGCTACCTACGAACTGACAGCCCCGTTATGTGATGACGATGTGAAGAAGCTTAAAGCCGGAGATGTAGTAAGGCTTTCAGGCACAATCTACACAGCTCGCGACGCAGCACACAAGCGCCTGTGCGATATGCTCGACAAAGGCGAAGAACTGCCGTTCGAATTGCAAGGTGCCGTTATCTACTATGTCGGTCCAAGCCCTGCACCGGAAGGCCGTCCTATCGGTTCCGCTGGTCCAACTACAAGTTACCGAATGGACACCTACGCTCCTCGCCTGCACAGCCTCGGCGTTAAAGCCACCATAGGCAAAGGTAAGCGCAGTGCAGAAGTGTGCAAGGCTCTGGAAGACTACACAGGCGTGTACTTCGGGGCAACAGGCGGCGCAGGCGCGCTTTTGTCACAGTGCATTGATGCAGCTGAAGTCATCGCATTTGAAGACCTTGGACCGGAAGCAATCCGCAAACTGACCGTGACAAACTTCCCGCTTCTTGTGGTGAACGACTCTCACGGCAATGAGCAGTACGCAAAGCCGAACTACGACCTGTAA
- a CDS encoding SDR family oxidoreductase, translated as MHDKPILVTGATGYIGGRLVPLLLSQGKKVRVLVRSRRKLESRPWASHENLEVVEGDMVSGKGTMDAACGCCAAYYLIHSMNPAQKDFRDADRKAAYNMVQACRINRVGRIIYLSGVVPDDPNISKHLASRAEVAQILSLSDVPLTVLRAAQIIGAGSASFELLRYLVDRLPVMITPRWVYSKCQPIAVSNVLTYLTGVLDAPETVNKTYDIGGPDIVTYKELFEIYRQEAGLRKRLIIPVPVLTPRLSSLWINIVTPVPTSIARPLVEGLRNNVVCAENSIRDIIPQELLTVRESITRALERVRQHTVDTSWTDAGEPEIPEWVTCGDSTYAGGTTLYSAHAVHIKDTMNNVWGVVKRIGGTTGWYKDDYLWRVRGIIDKLVGGPGLRRGRRDPEELFIGDALDFWRVLDVQKNRRLLLLAEMKLPGEALLEFTLMPVTTGAESVTELRMIAYFHPRGIWGMMYWYALFPVHLIIFSGMLKAIAKAVDGDIVKGPWRIKHIALQRCSLDTVHKITVAEAMKRNDHTPKES; from the coding sequence ATGCATGATAAACCGATTCTAGTTACCGGAGCAACAGGGTACATAGGCGGCAGGCTTGTCCCTTTGTTATTGTCACAGGGGAAGAAAGTTCGTGTTCTCGTACGCTCCAGACGTAAGCTGGAAAGTAGACCTTGGGCTTCGCACGAAAACTTGGAAGTAGTTGAAGGAGATATGGTTTCCGGAAAGGGGACTATGGACGCGGCGTGCGGGTGTTGTGCTGCATATTATCTTATTCATTCGATGAATCCTGCTCAGAAAGATTTTCGTGATGCTGACCGGAAAGCTGCGTACAATATGGTGCAGGCTTGCCGGATAAATCGGGTGGGACGCATTATCTATCTTTCAGGTGTTGTTCCGGATGATCCGAATATTAGCAAGCACCTTGCCTCCCGTGCAGAAGTGGCGCAGATATTGTCTCTTTCTGACGTGCCCCTTACTGTACTCCGTGCGGCACAAATAATTGGCGCTGGAAGTGCTTCGTTCGAGCTATTACGGTATCTGGTTGACCGGTTGCCGGTCATGATCACCCCGCGTTGGGTTTACAGCAAGTGTCAACCTATCGCGGTATCTAATGTTCTTACGTATCTTACAGGCGTGCTGGATGCGCCGGAGACTGTGAATAAAACGTATGACATTGGTGGACCTGATATTGTTACCTATAAAGAATTGTTTGAAATTTATCGGCAGGAGGCTGGGCTGCGTAAACGTCTTATTATTCCCGTTCCTGTTCTTACTCCTCGCTTGAGTTCCTTATGGATTAATATCGTAACGCCCGTACCTACGAGTATTGCCCGTCCGTTAGTGGAAGGATTGCGTAATAATGTAGTTTGTGCAGAGAATTCTATTCGGGATATTATTCCTCAGGAGCTGCTAACGGTAAGGGAATCCATAACGCGGGCACTGGAACGAGTAAGGCAGCACACTGTTGATACAAGTTGGACGGATGCAGGAGAACCGGAAATTCCAGAATGGGTTACATGTGGCGATAGTACTTATGCTGGTGGCACAACTCTCTATTCTGCCCATGCTGTGCATATTAAAGATACGATGAATAATGTGTGGGGAGTAGTAAAACGCATCGGCGGAACAACAGGGTGGTATAAAGACGATTACCTGTGGCGGGTACGAGGCATTATCGACAAGCTTGTTGGTGGTCCAGGCTTACGGCGTGGGCGTCGTGATCCAGAAGAGTTGTTTATTGGTGATGCGCTTGATTTCTGGCGTGTGCTTGATGTTCAGAAAAATCGTCGGTTATTGTTATTGGCTGAGATGAAATTGCCTGGTGAAGCCTTGCTTGAATTTACGCTGATGCCTGTGACTACAGGGGCAGAAAGTGTTACTGAATTACGGATGATCGCGTATTTTCATCCAAGGGGGATATGGGGAATGATGTATTGGTACGCGTTGTTTCCTGTGCATCTGATTATTTTTAGCGGTATGTTGAAAGCTATCGCAAAAGCGGTAGACGGAGATATAGTAAAAGGACCGTGGCGTATTAAGCATATAGCTCTGCAACGTTGCTCACTTGATACGGTGCATAAGATTACTGTTGCTGAGGCAATGAAGCGCAATGATCACACGCCAAAAGAATCATAA